Proteins encoded in a region of the Ancylobacter sp. SL191 genome:
- a CDS encoding hydroxymethylglutaryl-CoA lyase, with the protein MSFETLPARVHIQEVVTRDGLQIEPRFLPTPDKIALIDALSQTGVAKIEVTSFVSPKAVPNLADAREVARAITRRPGVTYVALVPNLRGAQEALEAGLDELNLVLSVSATHNLANMRMSPEQSLDGFRAIVVAAKGRAKLNGSIATAFGCPFEGAQAPEKVLALVGRYLEIGLDSVTLADTTGMANPRQVAGLVRAVRQSFGTVPLTLHFHNTRGMGLANVVAALEEGADRFDASLGGLGGCPFAPGATGNISTEDLVHMLDEMGVATGVDLPALLTLARGLPALIGHDIPGQVAKAGRSGDLHPVPASLRQAAS; encoded by the coding sequence GTGAGCTTCGAGACCCTTCCCGCCCGCGTCCACATTCAGGAAGTGGTGACGCGCGACGGCCTGCAGATCGAGCCGCGCTTCCTGCCCACGCCCGACAAGATCGCGCTGATCGACGCGCTGTCGCAGACTGGCGTGGCGAAGATCGAGGTGACGTCCTTCGTTTCCCCGAAGGCGGTGCCGAACCTTGCCGATGCGCGGGAAGTGGCGCGCGCCATCACCCGGCGGCCGGGCGTCACCTATGTCGCGTTGGTGCCGAACCTGCGCGGGGCGCAGGAGGCGCTGGAGGCGGGGCTCGACGAGCTGAACCTCGTCCTCTCGGTGAGCGCGACACACAACCTCGCCAATATGCGCATGAGCCCGGAACAGTCGCTCGACGGCTTCCGCGCCATCGTGGTGGCCGCGAAGGGGCGCGCCAAGCTCAACGGCTCCATCGCCACCGCCTTCGGTTGCCCCTTCGAGGGCGCGCAGGCGCCGGAGAAGGTGCTGGCGCTGGTCGGGCGCTATCTCGAGATCGGGCTGGATTCCGTCACGCTCGCCGACACCACCGGGATGGCCAATCCCCGGCAGGTGGCGGGGCTGGTGCGGGCGGTGCGCCAGAGTTTTGGCACGGTGCCGCTGACGCTGCATTTCCACAACACGCGCGGCATGGGCCTCGCCAATGTGGTGGCGGCGCTGGAGGAGGGGGCGGACCGTTTCGACGCCTCGCTCGGCGGCCTTGGCGGCTGCCCCTTCGCGCCGGGCGCCACCGGCAACATCTCGACCGAGGATCTCGTCCATATGCTCGATGAAATGGGCGTGGCGACCGGCGTCGACCTGCCGGCCCTTCTCACACTGGCGCGCGGCCTGCCGGCGCTCATCGGCCACGACATTCCCGGCCAGGTGGCCAAGGCCGGGCGGAGCGGGGATCTGCACCCGGTTCCCGCCTCTCTGCGTCAGGCCGCGTCCTGA
- a CDS encoding MFS transporter: MSSPSAAVSGGAVANPRSRVILASLIGTTIEFYDFYVYATAAVLVFPHLFFPAGNDTTALLASFAVFGAAMVARPLGAIFFGHLGDKRGRKVTLVGALLTMGIATFLIGALPTYHQVGWLAPALLMLMRLAQGFALGGEWSGAALVATENAPAGKRAVYGTFPQLGAPLGFILANGLFLIIAAVLPSEDPSRPSQAFLEWGWRIPFLFSIVMVIVGLWVRLNLVESAAFEKTVKAGKVHSLPLVSVFRTHTRELVLGTFYMLATYVLFYLMTTFSLSYGRAGVNAALPGLGYDYTTFVLMMIIGVVFFGIFTMVSGPWADRWGRRRTLILVTLAIIAFGLLWVPLLAAGTFGVMAWLILGFSLMGLTFGPMGALLPELFPANVRYTGSGISYNVSSILGAAVAPFIAVALWNWGGGSPFWVGIYLSAMAGLTLIALLMGAETRDVDIEA; this comes from the coding sequence ATGTCTTCCCCGTCAGCCGCCGTTTCAGGCGGCGCCGTTGCCAATCCGCGCTCGCGCGTCATCCTCGCCAGCCTGATCGGCACCACCATCGAATTCTACGACTTCTATGTCTATGCGACGGCAGCGGTGTTGGTATTTCCACACCTCTTCTTTCCCGCCGGCAATGACACAACCGCCCTCCTCGCTTCCTTCGCCGTGTTCGGCGCCGCGATGGTCGCCCGCCCGCTCGGTGCCATCTTCTTCGGCCATCTCGGCGACAAGCGCGGCCGCAAGGTGACGCTGGTCGGCGCGCTGCTCACCATGGGCATCGCCACCTTCCTCATCGGCGCCCTGCCGACCTATCATCAGGTCGGCTGGCTCGCCCCGGCGCTGCTGATGCTGATGCGCCTCGCCCAGGGCTTCGCGCTTGGCGGCGAATGGAGCGGGGCGGCGCTGGTCGCCACGGAGAATGCGCCGGCCGGCAAGCGCGCGGTCTATGGCACCTTCCCGCAGCTCGGCGCGCCGCTCGGCTTCATTCTGGCCAACGGCCTGTTCCTCATCATCGCCGCGGTTCTGCCCTCCGAGGATCCCTCGCGCCCGTCGCAGGCCTTCCTCGAATGGGGCTGGCGCATTCCTTTCCTGTTCTCGATCGTGATGGTGATCGTCGGGTTGTGGGTTCGCCTGAATCTTGTTGAGAGTGCTGCTTTCGAGAAGACGGTGAAGGCCGGCAAGGTGCATAGCCTGCCGCTGGTGTCGGTGTTCCGCACCCATACGCGCGAACTGGTGCTTGGCACCTTCTACATGCTCGCGACCTATGTGCTGTTCTACCTGATGACGACCTTCTCGCTGAGCTACGGCCGGGCCGGCGTCAACGCCGCACTGCCCGGGCTTGGGTATGATTACACCACCTTCGTGCTGATGATGATCATCGGCGTGGTGTTCTTCGGCATCTTCACCATGGTCTCCGGCCCGTGGGCGGATCGCTGGGGCCGTCGGCGCACGCTGATCCTCGTCACCCTGGCGATCATCGCCTTCGGCCTGCTCTGGGTGCCGCTGCTGGCCGCCGGAACCTTCGGCGTCATGGCGTGGCTGATCCTTGGTTTCAGCCTGATGGGACTGACCTTCGGCCCCATGGGGGCGCTGCTGCCGGAGCTCTTCCCCGCCAATGTGCGCTACACCGGCTCGGGCATTTCCTACAACGTCTCGTCCATCCTCGGCGCGGCGGTGGCGCCGTTCATCGCCGTGGCGCTGTGGAACTGGGGTGGCGGCAGTCCGTTCTGGGTAGGGATATACCTCTCCGCCATGGCCGGACTGACGCTCATCGCGCTGCTGATGGGCGCGGAGACACGTGACGTCGATATCGAGGCCTGA
- a CDS encoding ABC transporter ATP-binding protein: MMDSALRTPVDGAPLAVALDDVSISFTMKGKPTFKAVAPTSLHVREGEFVAIVGPTGCGKSTLLNATAGLLKPAGGKVAIFGEPLVGLNAKAGYLFQQDALMPWKTALDNVAIALEIGGTPRARALEQAQEWLTKVGLGRFGERYPHQLSGGQRKRVALAQVLVRDPKILLMDEPFGPLDAQTRQIMGTLLLRLWAQDRKAVLFVTHDLEEAIALSDRVVIMSAGPEARIIGDFPIDLARPRDASEIRLDPRFHELHRQIWNQLKAEVAKTYGDITEGEEIAS, translated from the coding sequence ATGATGGATTCCGCGTTGCGGACACCTGTTGACGGCGCACCGCTGGCGGTAGCGCTGGACGATGTGAGCATCAGCTTCACCATGAAGGGCAAGCCGACCTTCAAAGCGGTGGCGCCGACCTCGCTGCATGTGCGCGAGGGTGAGTTCGTCGCCATTGTCGGCCCCACCGGCTGCGGCAAGTCCACCTTGCTCAACGCCACGGCGGGCCTGTTGAAGCCGGCCGGCGGCAAGGTCGCGATCTTCGGCGAGCCGCTGGTGGGGCTCAACGCCAAGGCCGGCTATCTCTTCCAGCAGGATGCGCTGATGCCGTGGAAGACGGCGCTGGACAATGTCGCGATCGCGCTGGAGATCGGCGGCACGCCGCGGGCGCGGGCGCTGGAGCAGGCGCAGGAATGGCTGACCAAGGTTGGCCTCGGCCGCTTCGGCGAGCGCTACCCGCACCAGCTCTCCGGCGGCCAGCGCAAGCGCGTGGCCCTCGCCCAGGTGCTGGTGCGCGATCCGAAGATCCTGCTGATGGACGAGCCCTTCGGCCCGCTCGACGCGCAGACCCGGCAGATTATGGGCACGCTCCTGCTGCGGCTCTGGGCGCAGGACCGCAAGGCGGTGCTGTTCGTCACCCATGACCTCGAAGAGGCCATAGCTCTGTCGGACCGCGTGGTCATCATGTCGGCGGGGCCCGAGGCGCGCATCATCGGCGATTTCCCCATCGACCTCGCCCGCCCGCGCGACGCTTCCGAGATTCGTCTCGATCCGCGTTTCCATGAGCTGCACCGGCAGATCTGGAACCAGCTCAAGGCCGAGGTCGCCAAGACCTATGGCGACATCACCGAAGGCGAGGAGATCGCATCGTGA
- a CDS encoding DUF3833 family protein, producing MSHGLKRLIPLSLAAGLSLGSAGAQAATAFTLEGYFTGKTEATGSFSAINGTSRQFAVALDGTWNGRMLTLVEKFTFTDGEHQTKTWRFEKQPDGTYLGTREDVRGDTRVTIRGNTATFNYLMDLDEGPGENLVRFYDTMTLRADGTVLNTAWVTKFGLPVARTRVEFRRP from the coding sequence ATGAGCCATGGATTGAAACGTCTGATTCCCCTCAGTCTGGCCGCAGGCTTGTCGCTCGGCTCTGCCGGCGCGCAGGCCGCGACCGCCTTCACGCTGGAGGGCTATTTCACCGGCAAGACCGAAGCGACCGGCTCGTTCAGCGCCATCAACGGCACGTCGCGCCAGTTCGCCGTCGCGCTCGACGGCACCTGGAACGGCCGTATGCTGACGCTGGTCGAGAAGTTCACCTTCACCGATGGCGAGCACCAGACCAAGACCTGGCGGTTCGAGAAGCAACCGGACGGCACCTATCTCGGCACCCGCGAGGATGTGCGCGGCGACACCCGCGTGACCATTCGCGGCAACACCGCCACCTTCAACTATCTCATGGACCTGGACGAGGGGCCGGGCGAGAATCTCGTGCGCTTCTACGACACCATGACCCTGCGCGCGGACGGCACGGTGCTGAACACGGCGTGGGTGACGAAGTTCGGGCTGCCGGTCGCCCGCACGCGGGTCGAGTTCCGGCGGCCCTGA
- a CDS encoding APC family permease, producing the protein MADQLKRDLGPIEAVGLSVSVIAPTMGMALNVTLAVGAAGVAAPLGFALGTLLVAIVGLSFVFFARRVTSAGSSYAYIGQTFGPRAGFIAGWCMLLLYLGGGSGSAALAGDFIKAALADHGVDIGVGWIVIAVVALAVAALFAYRDMSVATRLMLVLELSSVAVIIYLGVRILIAVHATEGLSLAPFRPDPSIGWWGVGYALVFAVLSFAGFEAATTLAEETGQPGRAIPLALLGSVVLAGLFFVFASYIQVMGFGLANAKALAASEAPLNTLALKYGNIHIATLLDLAAAVSAISCVLGTMSAGARMLFVLGRGGLSATLAKVHPRYGTPAVAVGVVALLMLAGLVGWAPLIGPAKYYDNVGTIAVLALIVAYIGVTAAAAVHAFRIGSPLWLALGVLGAAAMAWPLYNALYPAPAFPDNLWPYLVVGWIILGGILATRRPAVAPAASPRQHAAQ; encoded by the coding sequence ATGGCGGATCAGCTCAAACGAGACCTCGGTCCGATCGAGGCGGTTGGTCTTTCGGTGTCGGTCATCGCGCCGACGATGGGCATGGCGCTGAACGTGACGCTGGCGGTCGGCGCGGCCGGCGTCGCCGCGCCGCTCGGCTTCGCGCTCGGCACGCTGCTGGTGGCGATTGTCGGCCTCTCCTTCGTGTTTTTTGCCCGCCGCGTCACTTCGGCCGGCTCCAGCTACGCCTATATCGGCCAGACCTTTGGCCCCCGCGCCGGCTTCATCGCCGGCTGGTGCATGCTGCTGCTCTATCTCGGCGGCGGTTCCGGCAGCGCGGCGCTGGCGGGCGATTTCATCAAGGCGGCGCTGGCGGACCATGGCGTCGATATTGGCGTCGGCTGGATCGTCATCGCCGTCGTGGCGCTGGCGGTAGCGGCGTTGTTCGCCTATCGCGACATGAGCGTGGCGACGCGCCTGATGCTGGTCCTGGAACTCTCCTCGGTCGCCGTCATCATCTATCTCGGCGTGCGCATCCTCATCGCGGTCCATGCTACCGAAGGGTTGAGCCTCGCTCCCTTCCGCCCGGATCCGAGCATTGGCTGGTGGGGCGTGGGCTATGCGCTGGTCTTCGCCGTACTCTCCTTCGCCGGCTTCGAGGCGGCGACGACACTGGCGGAGGAAACCGGCCAGCCCGGACGCGCCATCCCCCTGGCGCTGCTGGGGTCGGTGGTGCTGGCAGGCCTGTTCTTCGTCTTCGCTTCCTATATCCAGGTGATGGGCTTCGGCCTCGCCAACGCGAAGGCGCTGGCGGCGAGCGAGGCGCCGCTGAACACGCTGGCTCTTAAATACGGCAACATCCACATCGCCACGCTGCTGGATCTGGCGGCTGCCGTCTCCGCGATCTCCTGTGTGCTCGGTACGATGTCGGCCGGGGCGCGCATGCTGTTCGTGCTGGGGCGGGGCGGGCTGTCGGCGACGCTGGCAAAGGTACACCCGCGTTACGGCACGCCCGCCGTGGCGGTCGGCGTGGTCGCACTGCTGATGCTGGCGGGCCTTGTCGGCTGGGCGCCGCTGATCGGGCCGGCGAAATATTACGACAATGTCGGCACCATCGCCGTCCTCGCCCTTATCGTCGCCTATATCGGCGTGACGGCGGCCGCGGCGGTGCATGCCTTCCGCATTGGGAGCCCGCTTTGGCTGGCACTGGGCGTGCTCGGAGCGGCAGCGATGGCTTGGCCCCTCTATAACGCCCTCTATCCAGCCCCGGCCTTCCCGGACAATCTCTGGCCCTATCTGGTTGTGGGCTGGATCATTCTGGGCGGCATTCTGGCGACGCGGCGTCCCGCAGTGGCGCCGGCCGCGAGCCCACGGCAGCACGCGGCGCAGTAA
- a CDS encoding ABC transporter substrate-binding protein, producing the protein MKLRTILLAASLLLPALGAAQAADVEKPNLTIGVGGKPLLYYLPLTLAERLGYFKDAGLTVEINDFGGGAKSLQALVGGSVDAVTGAYEHTIRMQQKKQDIRAVIDLGRYPGIVLAVRKSEADKIKTVADLKGKNIGVTAPGSSTHILVQYAFAKAGLKQDDAAFIGVGGGASAVAAMQKGEIDAISHLDPVISKLQELDLINVMIDTRTTQGTEQLFGGMNPAAVLYLKEDFIKENPKTVQALTNVFYRTLKWLEKATPEQVAAAVPEEYWLGDKTLYIKAFNASRESYSTDGNIDEASMKSALNLLTTTDPKLDGAAIDLSKTFDGSFLAKAKAQ; encoded by the coding sequence ATGAAATTACGTACGATCCTGCTGGCAGCCTCGCTGCTGCTTCCGGCCCTCGGTGCCGCCCAGGCGGCCGATGTGGAGAAACCGAACCTCACCATCGGCGTCGGTGGCAAGCCGCTGCTCTATTATCTCCCGCTGACGCTGGCCGAGCGGCTCGGCTATTTCAAGGACGCCGGCCTCACCGTCGAGATCAACGATTTCGGCGGTGGCGCCAAGTCGCTGCAGGCGCTGGTCGGCGGCTCGGTGGATGCGGTCACGGGTGCCTATGAGCACACGATCCGCATGCAGCAGAAGAAGCAGGACATCCGCGCCGTCATCGACCTCGGACGCTATCCCGGCATCGTGCTGGCGGTGCGCAAGTCCGAGGCCGACAAGATCAAGACGGTTGCCGATCTCAAGGGCAAGAATATCGGCGTCACTGCGCCGGGCTCCTCGACCCACATCCTCGTGCAGTACGCCTTCGCCAAGGCCGGGCTGAAGCAGGACGACGCGGCCTTCATCGGCGTCGGCGGCGGGGCCTCGGCGGTGGCGGCGATGCAGAAGGGCGAGATCGACGCGATCTCCCATCTCGACCCGGTCATCTCCAAGCTTCAGGAACTCGATCTGATCAATGTGATGATCGACACCCGCACCACGCAGGGGACCGAGCAGCTGTTCGGCGGCATGAACCCGGCGGCGGTGCTGTACCTCAAGGAGGACTTCATCAAGGAGAACCCCAAGACGGTGCAGGCCCTTACCAACGTGTTCTACCGCACGCTGAAATGGCTGGAGAAGGCGACGCCCGAGCAGGTCGCCGCCGCCGTGCCGGAGGAGTACTGGCTGGGTGACAAGACGCTGTACATCAAGGCGTTCAACGCCTCGCGCGAATCCTACTCGACCGATGGCAATATCGACGAGGCCAGCATGAAGAGCGCGCTGAACCTGCTCACCACCACGGACCCGAAGCTCGACGGCGCGGCGATCGACCTGTCGAAGACCTTTGACGGCTCCTTCCTCGCCAAGGCGAAGGCGCAGTAA
- a CDS encoding ABC transporter permease, whose product MKTHPLKLLLLQVLVAIAVLGVWHVGATVPIGGKYLLPEFFFSTPLDVMQRVVELFVSGTIWKHLWITLTETVLAFIIGSVGGVLIGFWFARKPLLAAVFDPYVKMVNALPRVVLAPIFMLWLGLGIWSKVALGVTLVFFIVFFNVYQGVKEVSPVVLANARMMGMNERQLFRNVYWPSAMSWMFSSLHTAVGFALVGAVVGEYLGSSAGLGYLIHQAEGVFDVTGVFAGMFILAAFVLVIDWVVTRVENRLLVWRPQAASEQG is encoded by the coding sequence GTGAAGACGCATCCCCTGAAGCTCTTGCTGCTGCAGGTTCTGGTCGCCATCGCCGTGCTCGGTGTCTGGCATGTCGGCGCCACCGTGCCGATCGGTGGCAAGTACCTGCTGCCGGAGTTCTTCTTCTCCACCCCGCTCGACGTGATGCAGCGCGTGGTCGAGCTGTTCGTCTCGGGCACCATCTGGAAGCACCTCTGGATCACGCTGACCGAAACCGTTCTGGCCTTCATCATCGGCTCGGTCGGCGGCGTGCTGATCGGCTTCTGGTTTGCCCGCAAGCCGTTGCTGGCGGCGGTGTTCGATCCCTATGTGAAGATGGTCAACGCGCTGCCCCGCGTGGTGCTGGCGCCGATCTTCATGCTGTGGCTCGGCCTCGGCATCTGGTCGAAGGTGGCGCTGGGCGTCACGCTGGTGTTCTTCATCGTGTTCTTCAACGTCTATCAGGGCGTGAAGGAGGTGAGCCCCGTGGTGCTCGCCAATGCCCGCATGATGGGGATGAACGAGCGCCAGCTGTTCCGCAATGTGTACTGGCCCTCGGCCATGTCGTGGATGTTCTCCTCGCTCCACACCGCCGTCGGCTTCGCGCTGGTCGGCGCCGTGGTCGGCGAATATCTCGGCTCGTCGGCCGGGCTCGGCTATCTCATCCATCAGGCGGAAGGCGTGTTCGACGTCACCGGCGTGTTCGCCGGCATGTTCATCCTTGCCGCCTTCGTGCTGGTCATCGACTGGGTGGTCACGCGGGTGGAGAACCGCCTTCTGGTCTGGCGGCCGCAGGCGGCCAGCGAACAGGGCTGA
- a CDS encoding MFS transporter has protein sequence MQASEISQRATLRDWVALGVIALPCLVYAMDLTVLNLAVPHLALDLAPSAAQLLWIIDIYGFMVAGTLMLMGTLGDRIGRRRLLLIGAAAFAAASFLAAFARTAEELIAARAILGIAGATLAPSTLSLLRNIFLDQRERTFAIGVWIACFSSGAALGPLVGGIILTYFWWGAVFLAAVPVMIGLLIAGPLLLPEFRDEKAGRLDVLSAAQSIVASLSIIYGMKHMAESGVGLVAVAAIAFGLAVGTLFIRRQGRLTDPMIDLALFRHPGLGAALGINVTAMLGAMGIFVFISQYLQLVLDMSPLEAGLWTAPSGVCFAVGSMATPWLVRRWRPVDVLSIGALIAALGFGVLTQLRPDSSLAVLMTAIVLICLGLAPVGTLTTDLVMRLAPAERAGAASAMSETSFEFGGALGIAVLGSLAAASYRLSMEAASLPGLPETVLAPARATLDGAVIAARALPAAEAAPLLAAAHTAFMGALDKAALACVIATLAAFVIARLRLARI, from the coding sequence ATGCAGGCGTCAGAGATTTCTCAACGGGCTACCCTGCGTGATTGGGTGGCCCTCGGGGTGATCGCGTTGCCCTGCCTCGTCTACGCGATGGACCTCACCGTGCTCAATCTCGCGGTGCCGCACCTCGCCCTCGACTTGGCCCCGTCGGCAGCGCAACTGCTTTGGATCATTGATATTTACGGCTTCATGGTCGCCGGCACGCTGATGCTGATGGGCACGCTGGGCGACCGCATCGGCCGGCGCCGTCTGCTGCTGATCGGCGCCGCGGCCTTCGCCGCCGCCTCGTTCCTCGCCGCCTTCGCGCGCACCGCCGAGGAGCTGATCGCCGCCCGCGCCATCCTCGGCATCGCCGGCGCGACGCTGGCGCCGTCCACCCTGTCCCTGCTGCGCAACATCTTCCTCGACCAGCGCGAGCGCACCTTCGCGATCGGCGTCTGGATCGCCTGTTTCTCCTCCGGCGCCGCGCTGGGGCCGCTCGTCGGCGGTATCATATTGACGTATTTCTGGTGGGGGGCGGTGTTTCTTGCGGCCGTTCCGGTGATGATCGGCCTGCTCATCGCCGGCCCGCTGCTGCTGCCGGAGTTTCGCGACGAGAAGGCCGGGCGGCTCGACGTGCTGAGCGCCGCGCAGTCGATTGTCGCTTCGCTATCAATCATTTACGGCATGAAGCACATGGCCGAGTCCGGCGTCGGGCTGGTAGCGGTGGCGGCGATTGCGTTCGGTCTCGCGGTCGGCACGCTGTTCATCCGCCGGCAGGGGCGGCTCACCGACCCGATGATCGACCTCGCTTTGTTCCGTCACCCCGGCCTCGGCGCGGCGCTCGGTATCAATGTAACGGCGATGCTCGGCGCGATGGGCATCTTCGTCTTCATCTCGCAATATCTGCAGCTCGTGCTCGACATGAGCCCGCTGGAGGCGGGGTTGTGGACGGCGCCTTCGGGCGTGTGCTTCGCTGTCGGCTCCATGGCGACGCCCTGGCTGGTGCGCCGCTGGCGTCCGGTTGACGTGCTCTCGATCGGCGCCCTGATCGCCGCCCTCGGCTTCGGCGTGCTGACACAGCTGCGCCCAGATTCGTCGCTCGCGGTGCTGATGACGGCAATTGTGCTGATCTGTCTTGGACTTGCGCCGGTCGGCACGCTCACCACCGATCTCGTCATGCGCCTCGCACCGGCCGAGCGGGCAGGGGCGGCCTCGGCTATGTCAGAGACCAGTTTCGAGTTTGGCGGCGCGCTCGGCATTGCCGTTCTCGGCAGTCTGGCGGCGGCGAGCTACCGGTTGAGCATGGAAGCGGCCAGCCTGCCCGGCCTGCCCGAGACCGTGCTGGCCCCGGCGCGCGCGACGCTGGACGGCGCCGTTATCGCCGCGCGCGCTTTGCCGGCGGCGGAGGCCGCGCCGCTGCTGGCGGCGGCGCACACCGCCTTCATGGGCGCGCTGGACAAGGCGGCGCTCGCCTGCGTGATCGCCACCCTCGCCGCCTTTGTCATTGCGCGCCTGAGGCTTGCCCGGATCTGA
- a CDS encoding MFS transporter, with amino-acid sequence MAGASGSGVGRGRLLAYALPALPLAALALPLYLLVPTFYTETLGLSLGAVGGVLLAVRLIDAAGDVALGLLSDRIKTRLGRRRTLFLAALPVAAVSAYMLFAPPAGAGLAYLAVWATGVSLGYTAATLAYGAWGAELSGDYRERAAITAAREGATLIGTLIAISLPFLTGFDRSDGLHGLALIGLTVLLTAPTFGLIALRFVPEPVDHSLTRLDLREGLKHLVANRPFLRLLAAFVLNGLANAIPATLFLYFVADRLGAPELRGPLLFAYFLSAIAGVPLALKVAGKVGKHRAWCGSMLIACAIFAAAGFLGPGDSAAFAAICVATGLLLAFDLVIPPAIQADVIDADTAASGEQRSGLYFAAWTLATKLSLALSVGLVFPLLDVAGFTPGAPGGEGTGALAALYAWLPLVPKLAAIALMWRFPLDEAAQKVLRARIESAAAP; translated from the coding sequence ATGGCCGGCGCATCCGGGTCGGGGGTCGGCCGCGGGCGGTTGCTGGCCTATGCGCTGCCGGCGCTGCCGCTCGCGGCCCTCGCCTTGCCGCTCTATCTGCTGGTCCCGACCTTCTACACCGAGACGCTCGGCCTCTCGCTCGGCGCGGTCGGCGGCGTGCTGCTGGCGGTCCGCCTCATCGACGCCGCTGGCGACGTGGCGCTGGGCCTGCTGTCCGACCGCATCAAGACGCGCCTGGGGCGTCGGCGCACCCTGTTCCTCGCGGCGCTGCCCGTGGCGGCGGTGAGCGCCTATATGCTGTTCGCGCCGCCGGCCGGGGCAGGGCTCGCCTATCTCGCCGTCTGGGCGACGGGCGTCTCGCTCGGCTACACGGCGGCGACCCTCGCCTATGGCGCCTGGGGGGCGGAGCTGTCGGGCGATTACCGCGAGCGGGCGGCCATCACCGCCGCGCGCGAAGGGGCGACGCTGATCGGCACGCTCATCGCCATCAGCCTGCCCTTCCTGACTGGTTTCGACCGGTCGGACGGACTGCACGGACTTGCACTGATCGGCCTGACTGTCCTCCTCACTGCACCGACTTTTGGACTCATTGCACTGCGCTTCGTGCCCGAGCCGGTGGACCATTCGCTCACCCGGCTGGACCTGCGCGAGGGGCTGAAACACCTCGTGGCGAACCGTCCGTTCCTGCGCCTGCTCGCCGCCTTCGTGCTGAATGGCCTCGCCAATGCCATTCCGGCGACGCTTTTCCTCTATTTCGTCGCCGACCGGCTGGGCGCCCCGGAACTGCGCGGTCCGCTGCTTTTCGCCTATTTTCTCAGTGCGATAGCGGGAGTGCCGTTGGCGTTGAAGGTGGCGGGAAAGGTAGGAAAACACCGTGCCTGGTGCGGTTCCATGCTGATCGCCTGCGCTATCTTCGCGGCAGCCGGATTTCTCGGCCCCGGCGACAGCGCCGCCTTCGCCGCCATCTGCGTGGCGACCGGCCTCCTGCTCGCCTTCGACCTCGTGATCCCCCCGGCTATCCAGGCCGACGTCATCGACGCCGACACCGCCGCCTCCGGCGAGCAACGCTCCGGCCTGTATTTCGCGGCGTGGACGCTGGCCACGAAACTCTCGCTAGCCCTTAGTGTTGGCTTGGTTTTTCCGCTTCTGGACGTCGCCGGTTTCACCCCCGGCGCGCCCGGCGGGGAGGGCACGGGAGCGCTCGCCGCGCTCTATGCCTGGCTGCCGCTGGTCCCGAAGCTGGCCGCCATCGCGCTGATGTGGCGCTTCCCGCTGGACGAGGCGGCGCAAAAGGTTCTGCGCGCGCGCATCGAGAGCGCTGCGGCGCCCTAA